Genomic segment of Amphibacillus xylanus NBRC 15112:
AGTTCGATAAGTTTGATAAAGCTGCTCTTGATTTGTATCTGGTACTGCATCAATAAAAATACTAACAAACTGATGATCATCTTTTAGTAATTTGACAACAAACTGTGAACATCTAAGGACAGCGGGTCCTGATAATCCAAAATGTGTGAAAATCATGTCCATTCGATGTGAAATAACCGATTTATTAGTTTTATCTTTAACTGTAAGCTTTACGTCCCGTAATGATAATCCTTGTAATGTTTTTTCTTTTATAAATGGCTCATTTGATGTGAGCGCAACTTCTGTTGGGTATAAGTCAGTAATCGTGTGACCTGCTTTTTTCGCCCATGGATATCCGTCACCAGTAGAGCCTGTATGTGGTACTGCTTTACCTCCAACTGCAACGACAATTGATTTTACAGTTATCTTTGATTGATCTGCTAGAATGACAGTATGTGATGTTTCCCCGTAATCAAGTGCAGCAACAGTACTATTAGTCATAATCATCACATCTAATTGCTTTAACTTAGTTAATAACGCTTGAACAACATCTCGTGCAGAGTTTGATACAGGAAACATCCTTCCATGATCCTCTTCCTTTAATGGCACACCTAAATCCTCAAAGAATTCAATAATATCTTCATTATCAAAAACAGAAAAAGCACTATATAGAAAACGACCATTACCTGGTATATGTTCGATAATCTCTTCTTTCGGTAAACGACTTGTTACGTTACAACGTCCACCTCCGGAAATCATTAACTTAGTTCCTAATCGTTTACCTTTTTCGATTAAGATGGTTCGGGCACCTTGTTCAGCTGCTCCAATTGCGGCCATTAAACCTGAAGGCCCACCACCAATGACTGCGACATCATAATTCATCATGTACTTCCTTTCTACAATTATGTGAAAATTGTGCGTAGATTGTTTAGTATTCAATTATACAGTAAAATATATGTTAGAATGAATAGATAAGCAAATTGTTATATTTAAGATAAGATATTTAGTGATTGATTAAATTGAATATGAATAAAGGTGAACTTATGAATAAAAACACAATGATTCGCGGAACAATTCTACTAACTTCAGCTACATTTATTTCGAAATTCTTAGGGATGATTTATACGATTCCATTTGAAAGCTTGGTAGGTGCAACAGGTGGAAAGTTATATGGGTTAGCTTATGGACCTTATACAATTTTTATTAGTTTATCAACAATTGGTATCCCATTAGCTGTATCAAAATTCGTGGCAAAATATAACTCATTGGGAGACTATCAGACGAGCCATCGCATG
This window contains:
- a CDS encoding BaiN/RdsA family NAD(P)/FAD-dependent oxidoreductase; the protein is MNYDVAVIGGGPSGLMAAIGAAEQGARTILIEKGKRLGTKLMISGGGRCNVTSRLPKEEIIEHIPGNGRFLYSAFSVFDNEDIIEFFEDLGVPLKEEDHGRMFPVSNSARDVVQALLTKLKQLDVMIMTNSTVAALDYGETSHTVILADQSKITVKSIVVAVGGKAVPHTGSTGDGYPWAKKAGHTITDLYPTEVALTSNEPFIKEKTLQGLSLRDVKLTVKDKTNKSVISHRMDMIFTHFGLSGPAVLRCSQFVVKLLKDDHQFVSIFIDAVPDTNQEQLYQTYRTIIEQSAKKSIKNVFKGIVPERYLLYIFEKNKLDPELKAANLANEQLRQIITDLKEFEVRIHGSLPLEKAFVTGGGISIKEINPTTMASKLVERLFFCGEILDIHGYTGGYNITAALITGRLAGQNAAWQSF